A stretch of Henckelia pumila isolate YLH828 chromosome 4, ASM3356847v2, whole genome shotgun sequence DNA encodes these proteins:
- the LOC140861571 gene encoding protein LYK2 has translation MPAIWIVVVCVAASTVGLLASIAIGAAIFFTCRKKKMQDSIKNGDVELQQLNLSIRTMSDKKVSYDGSQYAFDDPISDITTPHKMVLENYTFEELQKATDCFNLSNLIESTVFHGRLKGKNLAIKSCTSENLASIDFNLFHDRTYHHPNIIRMLGTCETEGSDSFIVLEFAKNGSLKDWIHGGLAIKSHFIASCDCFLTWNQRVKICLDVAVALQYIHHIMSPGYVHRNLKSRNVFLDEEFNAKIGNFGMAKCVNVGGDQGQEFYPGHPAGWNKGYLAPEYVNEGMITPGIDIFAYGMILLEILSGKAPITASDDVGEVKFVKLSDEIKHVLGSEDAGRLKEWMDSSLGENYSFDAAMVLANVARSCVEDEPLSRPNAGEIVEKLLRLVEEVPQIGDKFTCESSCKPLVK, from the coding sequence ATGCCTGCAATATGGATAGTTGTAGTTTGTGTTGCAGCCAGTACAGTTGGGCTTCTGGCTAGCATAGCTATTGGGGCAGCCATTTTCTTTACTTGCCGGAAAAAGAAAATGCAGGATTCAATAAAGAATGGAGATGTGGAGCTGCAACAATTGAATTTGAGCATCAGAACTATGAGCGATAAGAAAGTTTCTTATGACGGATCTCAATATGCTTTTGATGATCCAATTTCTGATATCACAACTCCCCACAAGATGGTGCTGGAAAATTACACATTTGAGGAGCTTCAGAAGGCAACTGATTGCTTCAACCTGAGTAATCTCATCGAGAGTACCGTATTTCATGGCCGTCTCAAGGGGAAAAATTTGGCAATAAAGAGCTGCACATCAGAAAATCTAGCAAGCATCGATTTTAATCTTTTCCACGATAGGACTTATCATCACCCCAACATTATAAGGATGTTGGGTACTTGTGAAACAGAGGGCTCCGATTCATTTATAGTTCTTGAATTTGCAAAGAATGGCTCCTTGAAGGATTGGATACATGGAGGATTAGCAATCAAAAGCCATTTTATAGCTTCTTGTGATTGTTTCTTGACATGGAACCAGAGAGTGAAAATATGTCTAGATGTGGCAGTTGCCTTGCAGTACATCCACCACATCATGAGTCCTGGTTATGTCCATAGAAACCTCAAGAGTCGGAACGTGTTTCTGGACGAAGAATTCAATGCAAAGATTGGAAACTTCGGCATGGCCAAGTGTGTGAATGTCGGAGGAGATCAGGGTCAAGAATTCTATCCTGGCCATCCCGCAGGATGGAATAAAGGGTACCTGGCACCAGAGTATGTAAATGAAGGTATGATCACCCCTGGTATCGACATATTTGCTTATGGAATGATTTTGCTTGAGATTCTATCCGGGAAAGCACCGATAACAGCCTCAGACGACGTAGGGGAAGTGAAATTTGTGAAGTTGTCCGACGAGATCAAGCACGTTTTGGGGTCAGAGGATGCAGGGAGATTGAAGGAATGGATGGACAGTTCACTGGGGGAGAATTATTCGTTTGATGCAGCGATGGTGTTAGCGAATGTTGCAAGATCTTGTGTCGAAGACGAGCCGCTTTCGAGGCCTAATGCTGGAGAAATAGTTGAGAAGTTGCTGAGGTTGGTGGAAGAAGTGCCGCAAATTGGGGATAAATTCACGTGTGAGAGCTCATGCAAACCCCTTGTCAAGTAG
- the LOC140861574 gene encoding ribulose-phosphate 3-epimerase, cytoplasmic isoform has protein sequence MVKPKIAPSMLSSDFANLASEAERMIRCGADWLHMDIMDGHFVPNLTIGAPVIESLRKHTDAYLDCHLMVTNPLDYVEPLGKAGASGFTFHVEVSKDNWRELVQKIKSKGMRPGVSLKPGTPIEELYPLLEDENPVELVLVMTVEPGFGGQKFMPEMMDKVRALRKMYPSLDIEVDGGLGPSTIDMAASAGANCIVAGSSVFGAPDPAQAIALLRKSVEQELQSN, from the exons ATGGTGAAGCCGAAAATTGCGCCGTCTATGTTGTCATCGGACTTTGCAAATTTGGCATCGGAGGCGGAGCGGATGATCCGATGCGGCGCGGATTGGCTTCACATGGATATAATG GATGG TCACTTTGTTCCAAACCTAACAATTGGTGCTCCAGTCATTGAAAGCCTGAGGAAGCATACAGA TGCATATTTAGATTGCCACCTAATGGTCACCAATCCTCTAGATTATGTTGAACCATTGGGAAAAGCTGGTGCTTCTGGTTTCACTTTTCACGTGGAGGTCTCTAAAG ATAATTGGCGGGAACTTGTGCAAAAGATCAAGTCAAAGGGAATGAGACCTGGTGTTTCCTTGAAGCCTGGAACCCCTATTGAAGAATTGTATCCACTC CTTGAAGACGAAAATCCTGTGGAGTTGGTTCTAGTTATGACCGTGGAACCTGGATTTGGTGGGCAGAAATTTATGCCGGAAATGATGGATAAG GTCCGTGCTTTGCGGAAGATGTATCCATCACTTGATATAGAG GTGGATGGTGGTTTAGGCCCTTCAACCATTGATATGGCTGCTTCAGCAGGAGCTAACTGCATTGTGGCCGGAAGTTCAGTTTTTGGAGCTCCAGACCCTGCTCAGGCTATAGCTCTGTTGCGCAAGAGTGTGGAGCAGGAACTGCAGAGTAATTGA
- the LOC140863987 gene encoding uncharacterized protein At3g27210-like produces the protein MGSCVSVHREPESAVRLRFSFASKNDKVFIPDTVNAADRTVAEVPRKSQWSRSGSKEEAFFDSQPWLDSDCEDDFLSVNGDFTPSRGNTPVHPSFSAGNPRVNDSLVVVGTLDPVPSTSSPDKKKRLSDLFKESIRADQYVDQENKAGGENAVPANIETRETNVVLQYPKSTNGTPYLSGANSRGSSERTPNGLFEADENSVKSAQCCLPRLLSSRSFNERRKRMSPARNLGS, from the exons ATGGGTTCGTGTGTTTCGGTGCACAGGGAGCCGGAATCCGCCGTCAGGCTCCGCTTCTCCTTCGCCTCCAAGAATGACAAGGTATTCATCCCCGACACGGTCAACGCCGCCGATCGCACCGTCGCTGAGGTGCCTAGAAAGTCTCAGTGGTCTCGCTCCG GTAGTAAAGAGGAAGCCTTCTTTGATTCTCAACCTTGGTTAGATTCAGATTGTGAAGATGACTTTCTCAGTGTTAATGgtg ATTTCACCCCTTCTCGGGGGAATACTCCAGTTCATCCCAGCTTCTCAGCTGGTAACCCACGAGTAAATGATTCCCTCGTCGTGGTAGGAACTCTTGACCCCGTACCTTCGACATCTAGTCCGGATAAGAAAAAGAGACTTTCTGATCTGTTTAAAGAGAGCATACGTGCTGACCAGTACGTTGATCAAGAAAATAAGGCAGGGGGCGAAAATGCGGTTCCTGCAAACATCGAAACCAGGGAGACAAATGTAGTCCTCCAATATCCAAAATCTACGAATGGGACCCCTTATCTCTCTGGAGCAAACTCTAGGGGCAGTAGTGAAAGAACTCCCAATGGATTGTTCGAAGCAGACGAAAACTCAGTGAAGTCTGCACAATGTTGCCTTCCTCGGTTGCTTTCAAGTCGTAGCTTCAATGAAAGGAGAAAGAGGATGAGCCCTGCCCGGAATCTTGGCTCATAG
- the LOC140865759 gene encoding F-box/kelch-repeat protein At3g27150 isoform X2, whose product MCVFLSCGWFAALVCHKWCINVHIFCFRDMPPNLNLSKSDWIDTSYPKRNRMSEDDDRSDQRGFIPSGDDNMVDLSNVPQDADYSRMSLSYELENLIFARFPRSEYWKLCFVNKRCLNLVRSGELYKIRNEIGFKEPSVFMFTSGESSWWVFDREFRSHRRLPVLPSDPCFASGDKESLCAGTHLLVSGREIDGLVIWRYELAKNIWYKGPSMICPRCLFASATCGSRAYVAGGMGTALRSEVYDTAEKYNPDSGLWEPLPKMKKKRKFCSGCYMDNRFYVIGGRNDDGELTCGEFFDETRNRWELLPDMLKDFPTQSSHSPPLLAVVKNELYSLEASSNQVKLYLKHTNTWKQLGTVPVRADYNRGWGIAFKSLGNELLVIGSSSVSPAGNHMAIYTCIPDSDSDELRWKPLHCGSNGLSHFILNCSVMVA is encoded by the exons ATGTGTGTGTTCTTGTCTTGTGGGTGGTTCGCTG CTCTTGTATGTCATAAGTGGTGCATAAATGTACATATCTTTTGCTTCAGGGATATGCCTCCAA ATTTGAATCTTAGTAAAAGTGATTGGATTGATACTTCTTACCCCAAAAGGAACAGGATGTCCGAAGATGATGACAGGTCAGATCAGAGAGGATTTATTCCATCTGGGGATGATAATATGGTTGATTTGTCCAACGTACCTCAGGATGCAGATTATTCACGCATGTCTCTTAGCTACGAGTTAGAGAATCTTATTTTCGCCAGGTTCCCAAGATCAGAATATTGGAAATTATGCTTTGTGAATAAGAGGTGCTTGAATCTTGTAAGAAGCGGTGAGCTTTACAAGATCAGGAACGAGATTGGGTTCAAAGAGCCTTCTGTTTTCATGTTTACTAGTGGGGAGAGCAGTTGGTGGGTATTTGATCGTGAATTCAGGTCCCATAGGCGGCTCCCGGTTCTGCCATCCGACCCTTGTTTTGCTTCTGGAGACAAGGAATCGCTCTGTGCTGGAACTCATCTGCTTGTTTCTGGCAGAGAGATAGATGGCCTAGTTATTTGGAGGTACGAATTGGCTAAGAACATCTGGTATAAGGGTCCATCGATGATATGCCCAAGATGCTTGTTCGCTTCTGCTACATGTGGTAGCCGTGCTTATGTTGCTGGTGGGATGGGAACAGCATTGAGAAGTGAAGTCTACGACACCGCAGAGAAATATAACCCCGACAGTGGTTTGTGGGAACCTCTCccgaaaatgaagaagaaaaggaagTTTTGCTCTGGTTGCTACATGGACAATAGGTTTTACGTGATTGGAGGGAGAAACGACGATGGGGAACTCACATGTGGTGAATTCTTCGACGAAACTAGAAACAGATGGGAACTTTTACCAGACATGTTAAAAGATTTTCCTACGCAATCATCACATTCACCACCACTTCTTGCTGTTGTAAAGAATGAGCTCTACTCACTGGAGGCTTCTTCCAACCAGGTTAAGTTGTACTTGAAGCATACAAACACGTGGAAACAATTGGGGACGGTTCCAGTGAGAGCTGATTACAACAGAGGGTGGGGAATCGCGTTCAAGTCTTTGGGCAACGAGCTACTTGTGATAGGATCGTCATCTGTTTCTCCTGCTGGGAATCACATGGCTATTTATACTTGTATCCCGGACTCTGATTCAGATGAGTTGCGGTGGAAACCTCTGCACTGCGGAAGCAATGGGCTTAGCCACTTCATCTTAAACTGTTCTGTTATGGTAGCCTGA
- the LOC140865759 gene encoding F-box/kelch-repeat protein At3g27150 isoform X1 → MCVFLSCGWFAGTFISCICLKVLITVSVFEKLFVLPALVCHKWCINVHIFCFRDMPPNLNLSKSDWIDTSYPKRNRMSEDDDRSDQRGFIPSGDDNMVDLSNVPQDADYSRMSLSYELENLIFARFPRSEYWKLCFVNKRCLNLVRSGELYKIRNEIGFKEPSVFMFTSGESSWWVFDREFRSHRRLPVLPSDPCFASGDKESLCAGTHLLVSGREIDGLVIWRYELAKNIWYKGPSMICPRCLFASATCGSRAYVAGGMGTALRSEVYDTAEKYNPDSGLWEPLPKMKKKRKFCSGCYMDNRFYVIGGRNDDGELTCGEFFDETRNRWELLPDMLKDFPTQSSHSPPLLAVVKNELYSLEASSNQVKLYLKHTNTWKQLGTVPVRADYNRGWGIAFKSLGNELLVIGSSSVSPAGNHMAIYTCIPDSDSDELRWKPLHCGSNGLSHFILNCSVMVA, encoded by the exons ATGTGTGTGTTCTTGTCTTGTGGGTGGTTCGCTGGTACGTTTATTTCTTGTATTTGTCTTAAAGTTCTTATTACTGTTTCTGTATTTGAAAAGTTATTTGTATTGCCAGCTCTTGTATGTCATAAGTGGTGCATAAATGTACATATCTTTTGCTTCAGGGATATGCCTCCAA ATTTGAATCTTAGTAAAAGTGATTGGATTGATACTTCTTACCCCAAAAGGAACAGGATGTCCGAAGATGATGACAGGTCAGATCAGAGAGGATTTATTCCATCTGGGGATGATAATATGGTTGATTTGTCCAACGTACCTCAGGATGCAGATTATTCACGCATGTCTCTTAGCTACGAGTTAGAGAATCTTATTTTCGCCAGGTTCCCAAGATCAGAATATTGGAAATTATGCTTTGTGAATAAGAGGTGCTTGAATCTTGTAAGAAGCGGTGAGCTTTACAAGATCAGGAACGAGATTGGGTTCAAAGAGCCTTCTGTTTTCATGTTTACTAGTGGGGAGAGCAGTTGGTGGGTATTTGATCGTGAATTCAGGTCCCATAGGCGGCTCCCGGTTCTGCCATCCGACCCTTGTTTTGCTTCTGGAGACAAGGAATCGCTCTGTGCTGGAACTCATCTGCTTGTTTCTGGCAGAGAGATAGATGGCCTAGTTATTTGGAGGTACGAATTGGCTAAGAACATCTGGTATAAGGGTCCATCGATGATATGCCCAAGATGCTTGTTCGCTTCTGCTACATGTGGTAGCCGTGCTTATGTTGCTGGTGGGATGGGAACAGCATTGAGAAGTGAAGTCTACGACACCGCAGAGAAATATAACCCCGACAGTGGTTTGTGGGAACCTCTCccgaaaatgaagaagaaaaggaagTTTTGCTCTGGTTGCTACATGGACAATAGGTTTTACGTGATTGGAGGGAGAAACGACGATGGGGAACTCACATGTGGTGAATTCTTCGACGAAACTAGAAACAGATGGGAACTTTTACCAGACATGTTAAAAGATTTTCCTACGCAATCATCACATTCACCACCACTTCTTGCTGTTGTAAAGAATGAGCTCTACTCACTGGAGGCTTCTTCCAACCAGGTTAAGTTGTACTTGAAGCATACAAACACGTGGAAACAATTGGGGACGGTTCCAGTGAGAGCTGATTACAACAGAGGGTGGGGAATCGCGTTCAAGTCTTTGGGCAACGAGCTACTTGTGATAGGATCGTCATCTGTTTCTCCTGCTGGGAATCACATGGCTATTTATACTTGTATCCCGGACTCTGATTCAGATGAGTTGCGGTGGAAACCTCTGCACTGCGGAAGCAATGGGCTTAGCCACTTCATCTTAAACTGTTCTGTTATGGTAGCCTGA
- the LOC140865759 gene encoding F-box/kelch-repeat protein At3g27150 isoform X3, which produces MSEDDDRSDQRGFIPSGDDNMVDLSNVPQDADYSRMSLSYELENLIFARFPRSEYWKLCFVNKRCLNLVRSGELYKIRNEIGFKEPSVFMFTSGESSWWVFDREFRSHRRLPVLPSDPCFASGDKESLCAGTHLLVSGREIDGLVIWRYELAKNIWYKGPSMICPRCLFASATCGSRAYVAGGMGTALRSEVYDTAEKYNPDSGLWEPLPKMKKKRKFCSGCYMDNRFYVIGGRNDDGELTCGEFFDETRNRWELLPDMLKDFPTQSSHSPPLLAVVKNELYSLEASSNQVKLYLKHTNTWKQLGTVPVRADYNRGWGIAFKSLGNELLVIGSSSVSPAGNHMAIYTCIPDSDSDELRWKPLHCGSNGLSHFILNCSVMVA; this is translated from the coding sequence ATGTCCGAAGATGATGACAGGTCAGATCAGAGAGGATTTATTCCATCTGGGGATGATAATATGGTTGATTTGTCCAACGTACCTCAGGATGCAGATTATTCACGCATGTCTCTTAGCTACGAGTTAGAGAATCTTATTTTCGCCAGGTTCCCAAGATCAGAATATTGGAAATTATGCTTTGTGAATAAGAGGTGCTTGAATCTTGTAAGAAGCGGTGAGCTTTACAAGATCAGGAACGAGATTGGGTTCAAAGAGCCTTCTGTTTTCATGTTTACTAGTGGGGAGAGCAGTTGGTGGGTATTTGATCGTGAATTCAGGTCCCATAGGCGGCTCCCGGTTCTGCCATCCGACCCTTGTTTTGCTTCTGGAGACAAGGAATCGCTCTGTGCTGGAACTCATCTGCTTGTTTCTGGCAGAGAGATAGATGGCCTAGTTATTTGGAGGTACGAATTGGCTAAGAACATCTGGTATAAGGGTCCATCGATGATATGCCCAAGATGCTTGTTCGCTTCTGCTACATGTGGTAGCCGTGCTTATGTTGCTGGTGGGATGGGAACAGCATTGAGAAGTGAAGTCTACGACACCGCAGAGAAATATAACCCCGACAGTGGTTTGTGGGAACCTCTCccgaaaatgaagaagaaaaggaagTTTTGCTCTGGTTGCTACATGGACAATAGGTTTTACGTGATTGGAGGGAGAAACGACGATGGGGAACTCACATGTGGTGAATTCTTCGACGAAACTAGAAACAGATGGGAACTTTTACCAGACATGTTAAAAGATTTTCCTACGCAATCATCACATTCACCACCACTTCTTGCTGTTGTAAAGAATGAGCTCTACTCACTGGAGGCTTCTTCCAACCAGGTTAAGTTGTACTTGAAGCATACAAACACGTGGAAACAATTGGGGACGGTTCCAGTGAGAGCTGATTACAACAGAGGGTGGGGAATCGCGTTCAAGTCTTTGGGCAACGAGCTACTTGTGATAGGATCGTCATCTGTTTCTCCTGCTGGGAATCACATGGCTATTTATACTTGTATCCCGGACTCTGATTCAGATGAGTTGCGGTGGAAACCTCTGCACTGCGGAAGCAATGGGCTTAGCCACTTCATCTTAAACTGTTCTGTTATGGTAGCCTGA